From a region of the Panthera uncia isolate 11264 chromosome B1, Puncia_PCG_1.0, whole genome shotgun sequence genome:
- the TMEM184C gene encoding transmembrane protein 184C, with protein sequence MRVDKTTKEQGSPLQSLSSSFSLPLGADLCGNMPCTCTWRNWRQWIRPLAVVIYLVSIVVAVPLCVWELQKLEVGIHTKAWFIAGIFLLLTIPISLWVILQHLVHYTQPELQKPIIRILWMVPIYSLDSWIALKYPSIAIYVDTCRECYEAYVIYSFMGFLTNYLTNRYPNLVLILEAKDQQKHFPPLCCCPPWTMGEVLLFRCKLGVLQYTVVRPFTTIVALICELLGIYDEGNFSFSNAWTYLVIINNMSQLFAMYCLLLFYKVLKEELSPIQPVGKFLCVKLVVFVSFWQAVVIALLVKVGVISEKHTWEWQTVEAVATGLQDFIICIEMFLAAIAHHYTFSYKPYVQEAEEGSCFDSFLAMWDVSDIRDDISEQVRHVGRTVMGHPRKKFFPEDQDQNEHTSLLSSSSQDAISVASSVPPSPMGHYQGFGHTVTPQTTPTMANIPDEMYNDTTGDKNELSDKSVAS encoded by the exons ATGCGAGTTGACAAAACAACCAAAGAACAGGGCTCCCCATTACAATCTCTATCGAGCTCTTTTTCCTTGCCATTGGGAGCTGATTTATGCGGAAACATGCCTTGCACTTGTACCTGGAGGAATTGGAGACAGTGGATTCGACCTTTAGCGGTTGTCATCTACCTGGTGTCCATAGTGGTTGCGGTTCCCCTATGCGTGTGGGAATTACAGAAGCTGGAG gtTGGAATACACACAAAGGCTTGGTTTATTGCTGGAATTTTTTTGCTGTTGACTATACCTATATCACTCTGGGTGATATTACAACATTTAGTGCATTATACACAACCTGAATTACAGAAACCAATAATAAG GATTCTTTGGATGGTACCCATATACAGTTTAGATAGT TGGATAGCTTTGAAATATCCCAGCATTGCAATATATGTGGATACCTGCAGAGAATGTTATGAAGCTTATGTCATTTACAGCTTTATGGGATTCCTTACCAATTATCTAACTAACCGGTATCCAAATCTGGTATTAATTCTTGAAGCCAAAGATCAGCAGAAACATTTCCCTCCTTTGTGTTGTTGTCCACCATGGACTATGGGAGA AGTATTGCTGTTTAGGTGCAAACTGGGTGTACTGCAGTATACAGTTGTCAGACCATTCACCACCATTGTTGCTCT aATCTGTGAGCTGCTTGGTATATATGATGAAGGAAACTTTAGCTTTTCAAATGCTTGGACTTACTTGGTTATAATAAACAACATGTCACAATtg TTTGCCATGTATTGTCTGCTGCTATTTTATAAAGTACTGAAGGAAGAACTGAGTCCAATTCAACCTGTTGGCAAATTTCTTTGTGTAAAGCtggtggtttttgtttccttttg GCAAGCAGTAGTTATTGCTTTGTTGGTTAAAGTTGGCGTTATTTCTGAAAAGCATACATGGGAATGGCAGACTGTAGAAGCTGTGGCTACCGGACTCCAG GACTTTATCATCTGTATTGAGATGTTCCTTGCTGCTATTGCTCATCACTACACTTTCTCATATAAACCCTATGTCCAAGAAGCAGAAGAGGGCTcatgctttgattcctttcttgCCATGTGGGATGTTTCAGATATTAGGGATGATATTTCTGAGCAAGTAAGGCATGTTG GAAGGACAGTCATGGGACATCCTAGGAAGAAGTTTTTTCCTGAGGACCAAGATCAAAATGAACATACAAGCTTGTTATCGTCATCATCACAAGATGCAATTTCTGTTGCCTCTTCTGTACCACCTTCACCCATGGGTCATTACCAAGGGTTTGGACACACTGTGACTCCCCAGACTACGCCTACTATGGCTAACATACCTGATGAAATGTATAATGACACTACAGGAGATAAAAATGAACTTTCAGATAAATCTGTGGCCTCCTGA